From Toxorhynchites rutilus septentrionalis strain SRP chromosome 2, ASM2978413v1, whole genome shotgun sequence, a single genomic window includes:
- the LOC129764675 gene encoding perlucin-like: MFLLTIAVLALFGVLKNSNAEILGNQTVRDILLKNKCLCPCGASSGLWKNFLIPYSEANWFEAVSYCSEIGMSILQISSKYDNKDLQDWLNENGEESAASYWIGANDLATSGVYRWGLTNKRASLTQWASGEPNSATIRGEIEHCVEIRADTLEWNDSLCSKQLKFICEKFVE, from the exons ATGTTTCTATTAACGATCGCAGTTTTGGCTCTATTTGGCGTACTGAAAAACtcaaatgcagaaattcttGGCAATCAAACAGTGAGAG ATATTCTCCTCAAGAACAAATGCTTATGTCCCTGTGGCGCGTCATCTGGTCTTTGGAAGAATTTCCTGATTCCTTACAGT GAGGCCAACTGGTTCGAGGCAGTTTCCTACTGCAGTGAGATCGGTATGTCGATACTTCAGATCAGTAGCAAATACGATAACAAGGATCTGCAGGATTGGCTGAACGAGAACGGTGAAGAGTCAGCGGCTAGCTATTGGATAGGTGCAAACGATTTGGCAACCAGTGGCGTTTATAGGTGGGGATTGACCAACAAACGGGCCTCTCTCACCCAATGGGCCTCTGGTGAACCGAATTCTGCGACaattcggggtgaaattgaacACTGTGTGGAAATACGCGCGGACACGTTGGAGTGGAACGATTCTTTGTGTTCCAAACAGCTAAAATTTATTTGTGAAAAGTTCGTTGAATAG
- the LOC129764674 gene encoding galactose-specific lectin nattectin-like, with product MRRMFEIVGILTLLGAVILAEESAPATVPEEQTEAESAPAAGPEEPVEQSPSAVVPEQQSSPAKIHLVPEEFLNRGKDYSLQCASAADKVEFFSAFRMCLDLGLEFASVESRSDSAALDIALAGYGDDVWLSGSDLGKPGSWIWLANNHKVGRWNNYANWKHGEPDGRNHCMSASLQGEKSKWSASKCDKKLCYVCQKYLT from the exons ATGCGGCGCATGTTTGAGATTGTTGGCATTCTAACGCTGCTTGGAGCAGTTATTCTGGCCGAAGAGAGCGCTCCGGCGACCGTTCCCGAGGAACAAACTGAGG ccGAGAGCGCCCCAGCGGCGGGTCCCGAAGAGCCAGTCGAGC agAGCCCTTCAGCGGTAGTTCCGGAACAACAAAGTAGTC CGGCTAAAATACATCTAGTCCCGGAAGAGTTCCTAAACAGAGGCAAGGATTACAGTTTGCAATGCGCCAGTGCTGCAGATAAG GTGGAATTCTTCTCAGCCTTCCGAATGTGTCTCGATTTGGGTTTAGAGTTTGCATCGGTTGAATCCAGAAGTGACAGCGCTGCGCTCGATATAGCACTTGCCGGGTATGGTGATGATGTTTGGCTGAGTGGCTCCGACTTGGGAAAGCCAGGTTCTTGGATATGGTTAGCTAATAATCACAAAGTGGGACGTTGGAACAACTATGCTAATTGGAAACATGGTGAACCTGATGGGAGGAACCACTGCATGAGCGCCTCCTTgcaaggtgaaaaatcgaagtGGTCTGCCAGTAAATGTGATAAGAAACTTTGTTATGTTTGTCAGAAATATCTGACGTAG